The following coding sequences are from one Myxococcales bacterium window:
- a CDS encoding ABC transporter permease: MKQALYSLLGRSWRNVQADIGSHLGTFLAVGLAISIPLVFGLVAFNLSRLVESFIGQVEMVAYVSVDASPDQVRETAETIRRLPPVKTVTVVTKEEALQRFAREMPDVADLVREMGDNPLPPSMEIVLRREARGPAAMAELSATIARLPGIVELDDGRQWVDRLGRFTRYLWLTTVATGLFLALAAGLLVANTIRLAIYRRREEITIYRLVGATNHFIRGPLLVEGLLQGLFGAAVGLGIAYGLFRYVKYRLPAPTEVSTWLLGAVRPVWLDPFVSVGVLAIGGALGFAAAYLSTRRFLRV, encoded by the coding sequence GTGAAACAAGCGCTGTACTCCCTGCTCGGTCGCAGTTGGCGGAACGTCCAGGCCGACATCGGCAGCCACCTGGGCACGTTTCTCGCCGTCGGCCTGGCGATCTCCATTCCGCTGGTGTTCGGGCTGGTGGCGTTCAACCTCAGCCGGCTTGTCGAGTCGTTCATCGGCCAGGTCGAAATGGTGGCCTACGTCTCGGTCGATGCCTCACCGGACCAGGTGCGGGAGACGGCCGAAACGATCCGCCGGCTGCCGCCGGTCAAGACGGTGACGGTGGTCACGAAGGAAGAGGCGCTGCAGCGGTTCGCGCGCGAGATGCCCGACGTGGCCGACCTGGTGCGGGAGATGGGCGACAACCCGCTGCCGCCGAGCATGGAAATCGTGCTGCGGCGCGAGGCGCGCGGCCCCGCCGCGATGGCCGAACTGTCGGCGACGATCGCCCGCCTGCCGGGCATCGTCGAACTGGACGACGGCCGGCAATGGGTCGACCGCCTGGGTCGTTTCACCCGCTACCTGTGGCTGACCACGGTCGCGACCGGCCTGTTTTTGGCGCTGGCCGCCGGCCTGCTGGTCGCCAATACGATCCGGCTGGCGATCTACCGCCGCCGCGAGGAAATCACCATCTATCGGTTGGTCGGCGCGACCAATCATTTCATTCGCGGCCCGCTGCTGGTCGAAGGGCTGTTGCAGGGCCTGTTCGGCGCGGCGGTCGGGCTGGGCATCGCCTACGGGCTGTTCCGCTACGTGAAATACCGCCTGCCCGCGCCGACCGAGGTCAGCACCTGGCTGCTGGGCGCGGTGCGGCCGGTCTGGCTGGACCCGTTCGTTTCGGTGGGGGTGCTGGCGATCGGCGGAGCGCTGGGCTTCGCCGCGGCCTATCTCTCCACGCGCCGTTTCCTGAGGGTCTGA
- a CDS encoding divergent polysaccharide deacetylase family protein → MLDRQRSTLLDRIGRQLADFSGGLRFAIALAGFAFFIGLSSLGWVTLTDQLLPRTTAAAAATAESPPPAAAKNDQRKLPFTQRLETITDIAKSCFLDVGLSREHFITQLTDPRQYGTRQFDYYYWEVWVPPDFDVEQILDKLREHKGVRAENVSFEYERIDEKTYAIKAYVDGINTHQFLFTKAAQEVPEGARVLLANVPENVTKIDIGAIPTISYQGAPRLAIIVDDIGTGVREAVDRLFLNLPAKITLSILPYGATARQMAELAHQNGNEVMLHLPMEPLDMKNNDPGHGKLLLAMNDADIRQTIDQDLKQVPFIAGVNNHMGSAFTRNGAKMSVVLQSIKERNLFFIDSVTIGDSVAFTLAKQNGIHSAARNLFLDHSPDLDSIRRQVELAGRIAKAQGKAIAIGHPFQNTYQALQEGLPKLRALGIEIVPVGQLVQ, encoded by the coding sequence ATGCTCGACCGGCAACGCTCAACCCTCCTGGATCGAATCGGTCGGCAATTGGCCGACTTCTCGGGAGGGTTGCGCTTCGCCATCGCGCTGGCCGGGTTCGCCTTTTTCATCGGCCTCTCGTCGCTCGGCTGGGTGACGCTGACCGACCAGCTCCTGCCGCGAACGACGGCGGCCGCCGCCGCGACCGCGGAATCGCCGCCGCCGGCGGCCGCGAAAAACGACCAGCGCAAGCTGCCGTTCACGCAGCGCCTGGAAACGATCACCGACATCGCCAAGAGCTGCTTTCTCGACGTCGGCCTGTCGCGCGAGCACTTCATCACGCAACTGACCGATCCGCGCCAGTACGGCACCCGCCAGTTCGACTACTACTATTGGGAAGTCTGGGTGCCGCCCGACTTCGACGTCGAGCAGATCCTCGACAAGCTGCGCGAGCACAAGGGGGTGCGGGCCGAGAACGTTTCGTTCGAGTACGAGCGCATCGACGAAAAAACCTACGCCATCAAGGCCTACGTCGACGGCATCAACACCCACCAGTTTCTGTTCACCAAGGCGGCCCAGGAAGTGCCGGAGGGCGCGCGGGTGCTCTTGGCCAACGTGCCGGAGAACGTCACCAAGATCGACATCGGCGCGATTCCGACGATCAGCTACCAGGGCGCGCCCCGGCTGGCGATCATCGTCGACGACATCGGCACCGGCGTGCGCGAGGCCGTCGACCGCCTGTTCCTAAACCTGCCGGCCAAGATCACCCTGAGCATCCTGCCCTACGGCGCGACCGCGCGGCAGATGGCCGAACTGGCGCACCAAAACGGCAACGAGGTCATGCTGCACCTGCCGATGGAACCGCTGGACATGAAGAACAACGATCCCGGCCACGGCAAGCTGCTGCTGGCGATGAACGACGCGGACATCCGCCAGACCATCGACCAGGACCTCAAGCAGGTGCCGTTCATCGCCGGCGTCAACAACCACATGGGCAGCGCCTTCACCCGCAACGGCGCGAAGATGTCGGTGGTGTTGCAGTCGATCAAGGAACGCAACCTGTTCTTCATCGATTCGGTGACCATCGGCGATTCGGTGGCCTTCACCCTGGCCAAGCAGAACGGCATCCACAGCGCGGCCCGCAACCTGTTCCTCGACCACAGCCCCGACCTCGATTCGATCCGCCGCCAGGTCGAGCTGGCCGGCCGCATCGCCAAGGCCCAGGGCAAGGCCATCGCCATCGGCCACCCGTTCCAGAACACCTACCAGGCCCTCCAGGAAGGTCTGCCGAAACTCCGCGCCCTGGGCATCGAAATCGTGCCCGTCGGCCAATTGGTGCAATAA
- the ftsE gene encoding cell division ATP-binding protein FtsE codes for MIRFHRVTRRYGPHGMALDDVSVHIAKGEMVFLSGPSGAGKTTFLRLIYAAEVPSEGQVMVAGRNIAKLQTSSIPYLRRNIGVVFQDFRLLADRTVFENVAMALEVLNAPRAILRQKVMAILGHVGMQARMDEKPAGLSGGEQQRVAIARALVNEPAILLADEPTGNLDAAMSQQIIQLLRDINVRGTTVVIASHNEELVSSYARRTLRLDRGRLVNALTEGDRRL; via the coding sequence ATGATTCGTTTTCATCGGGTGACGCGCCGTTACGGGCCGCATGGCATGGCCCTGGACGACGTGTCGGTGCACATCGCCAAGGGAGAGATGGTTTTCCTTTCCGGGCCGTCCGGCGCCGGCAAGACCACCTTCCTGCGCCTGATTTACGCCGCCGAAGTGCCGTCGGAAGGTCAGGTGATGGTGGCAGGCCGCAATATCGCCAAGCTGCAAACCTCCTCCATCCCCTACCTGCGGCGCAACATCGGGGTCGTTTTTCAAGACTTCCGCCTGCTGGCCGACCGCACGGTTTTCGAAAATGTCGCGATGGCGTTGGAGGTGCTCAACGCGCCGCGCGCCATTCTGCGTCAGAAGGTCATGGCCATTCTCGGCCACGTCGGCATGCAGGCCCGCATGGACGAAAAACCCGCCGGCCTTTCCGGCGGCGAACAGCAACGCGTCGCCATCGCCCGCGCCCTGGTGAACGAACCGGCGATCCTCCTAGCCGACGAACCCACCGGCAACCTGGACGCGGCGATGAGCCAGCAGATCATCCAACTGTTGCGCGACATCAACGTGCGCGGCACCACCGTCGTCATCGCCTCGCACAACGAGGAACTGGTATCCAGCTACGCCCGTCGCACCCTGCGGCTCGACCGCGGCCGGCTGGTCAACGCGCTGACGGAAGGAGACCGCCGCCTGTGA
- a CDS encoding S41 family peptidase: MSRSPKWLTILLVAALVVSTFTAVQAVKPFASEAAESIKIFTDALAIIHTKYVEEISLTDLVYNALDGMLVKLDPHSAFMRPDEMREMSIDTRGKFEGLGIEITIRDNFISVISPIDGSPAAEAGLQPGDFIVKIESESTRGMSLLDAVKRLRGAAGTKVKIQVWRKGWTDPHEYELTRAKIVVKTIREKNLEPGYGYVKVSQFNENTDVGLRQAIESLQKQGGNLKGLVLDLRNNPGGLLDQAVKVSDLFVDEGLIVYTKGRGDGPEFNALASKVGTFAEFPIVVLINAGSASASEIVAGCLQDHHRAIIVGERSFGKGSVQTIIPLSDGSGMRLTTAKYFTPNGRDIQAKGIEPDLFVPGDPYAGMDENRRKMLREADLDRHLKGADDEKSPDDAVDVPPISPEDGKPAGAEGPEDPQLDTALRVLKAWPAFQKAATATAN; encoded by the coding sequence ATGTCCCGTTCTCCGAAATGGCTGACGATTCTTCTCGTCGCGGCGTTGGTCGTAAGCACCTTCACCGCGGTCCAGGCGGTTAAACCCTTCGCCAGCGAAGCGGCGGAGTCGATCAAGATTTTCACCGATGCCCTGGCGATCATTCACACCAAATACGTCGAGGAAATCTCGTTGACCGATCTGGTCTACAACGCGCTCGACGGCATGCTGGTCAAGCTCGACCCGCACAGCGCCTTCATGCGGCCCGACGAGATGCGCGAGATGAGCATCGACACGCGCGGCAAGTTCGAGGGCCTCGGCATCGAAATCACCATCCGCGACAACTTCATCTCGGTCATCAGCCCGATCGACGGCTCGCCCGCCGCCGAAGCCGGCCTGCAGCCGGGCGACTTCATCGTGAAAATCGAAAGCGAATCCACCCGCGGCATGTCGCTGCTCGACGCCGTGAAGCGGCTGCGCGGCGCCGCCGGCACCAAGGTGAAGATCCAGGTGTGGCGCAAGGGTTGGACCGACCCGCACGAATACGAACTGACCCGGGCGAAGATCGTCGTCAAGACGATCCGCGAAAAGAATCTCGAACCCGGCTACGGCTACGTGAAAGTCAGCCAGTTCAACGAAAACACCGACGTCGGCCTGCGGCAGGCGATCGAATCCCTGCAAAAGCAAGGCGGCAACCTGAAGGGCCTGGTGCTCGACCTGCGCAACAACCCCGGCGGTTTGCTCGACCAGGCCGTCAAGGTTTCCGACCTCTTCGTCGACGAAGGCCTGATCGTTTACACCAAGGGCCGTGGCGACGGGCCGGAATTCAACGCCCTCGCCTCCAAGGTCGGCACCTTCGCCGAATTCCCGATCGTCGTGCTGATCAACGCCGGCAGCGCCAGCGCCTCCGAAATCGTCGCCGGCTGCCTGCAGGATCATCACCGCGCGATCATCGTCGGCGAACGCAGCTTCGGCAAAGGCAGCGTCCAGACGATCATCCCGCTCAGCGACGGCAGCGGCATGCGGCTGACCACCGCGAAGTACTTCACGCCCAACGGCCGCGACATCCAGGCCAAGGGCATCGAGCCCGACCTCTTTGTCCCCGGCGACCCGTACGCCGGCATGGATGAAAACCGCCGCAAGATGTTGCGCGAGGCCGACCTCGACCGCCACCTCAAGGGCGCCGACGACGAAAAATCCCCGGACGACGCGGTCGACGTGCCGCCGATCTCGCCCGAGGACGGCAAGCCCGCGGGCGCCGAGGGGCCGGAAGATCCGCAGCTCGACACGGCCTTGCGCGTCCTGAAAGCCTGGCCCGCCTTCCAAAAGGCGGCGACCGCCACCGCCAACTAA
- a CDS encoding peptidoglycan DD-metalloendopeptidase family protein produces MRRALWPALLFVVLWTAGAAAQNSEIDARLNAEKAKLRAAMQAEHGLLRQLYAVDHLRYQHERDLAALNGQLSALQNELQKDQAEFQRLEAESPIRSARLSRRLGALYRMGRGGFWKVLLTSDSFSTFLRRYRQLKQVVRADAEALTSHRVQLLALRQRRAELVRRQAHLTAGREKEKQEALNVEIEKQKKTFMLAEIRRDKVLAERLARDLANQDAAVNQTVAALPTAPAGARVERPLRLDFAQRKGNLPTPVSGPIVGRFGMRLHQVFGTQTRSNGIDIAVPAGTSVHAVADGTVTYTGEFLGYGRVMIVDHGLRFHSMYAHLGSFARAKGDPVYQGDVIGTVGSSGLYAEPVLHFEIRHEGAAVDPLEWLRPTP; encoded by the coding sequence ATGCGGCGGGCGCTCTGGCCGGCGTTGCTGTTCGTCGTTCTCTGGACGGCGGGCGCCGCCGCGCAGAATTCCGAAATCGACGCGCGGCTGAACGCGGAAAAGGCCAAGCTGCGCGCCGCGATGCAGGCCGAGCACGGGCTGCTGCGCCAACTGTACGCGGTCGATCACCTGCGCTACCAGCACGAACGCGACCTGGCCGCCCTCAACGGGCAGTTGTCGGCCTTGCAAAACGAACTGCAAAAAGACCAGGCCGAGTTTCAGCGGCTCGAGGCCGAATCGCCGATCCGCAGCGCCCGCCTCTCGCGGCGGCTGGGCGCGTTGTACCGCATGGGCCGGGGCGGCTTCTGGAAGGTTCTGCTCACCAGCGATTCGTTTTCCACGTTTCTGCGCCGCTACCGGCAACTCAAGCAGGTCGTCCGCGCCGACGCCGAGGCACTGACCTCGCACCGCGTCCAGTTGCTCGCCCTGCGGCAGCGGCGCGCCGAACTGGTCCGCCGCCAGGCGCACCTGACCGCCGGGCGCGAAAAGGAAAAGCAGGAAGCGCTCAACGTCGAGATCGAGAAGCAGAAAAAAACCTTCATGCTCGCGGAAATCCGCCGCGACAAGGTGCTGGCCGAGCGGCTGGCGCGCGACCTGGCCAATCAGGACGCCGCGGTGAACCAGACGGTCGCCGCGCTGCCGACCGCGCCGGCCGGCGCCCGCGTCGAACGCCCCTTGCGCCTTGACTTCGCGCAACGCAAAGGTAATCTACCCACTCCGGTGAGTGGTCCGATCGTCGGTCGTTTCGGCATGCGCCTGCACCAGGTCTTCGGGACGCAAACCCGTTCCAACGGCATCGATATCGCCGTTCCGGCCGGGACTTCGGTCCATGCCGTCGCCGACGGCACGGTCACCTATACCGGCGAATTTTTGGGTTACGGCCGGGTGATGATCGTGGACCACGGCCTGCGATTTCACAGCATGTATGCCCACTTGGGCAGTTTCGCGCGGGCCAAGGGCGACCCGGTCTATCAGGGCGACGTGATCGGTACCGTCGGGTCCAGTGGACTCTACGCCGAACCGGTTTTACATTTCGAAATCAGACACGAGGGAGCGGCTGTCGATCCGTTGGAGTGGTTGCGGCCGACTCCTTGA